In the genome of Streptomyces sp. NBC_00433, the window CAGCAAGGTGACGTGCCCGACACCGCCCACCCGCGCCTACGGGGTCGAGGTCTCGACCGACTACGGCTTCAACGCCTGCTACGCGGGTTCCGTCGGGGCGGCGACACTCAACGTCAGCCGGGTCTACTTGGCCTCGTCGCAGTGGAACTACGCCACGGTCTGGTTCGTCGGCGGCTACACCAAACTCGCGACGTACTCGTCGGTCAACTACAACGTGGTACTCGGCCACACAGTGACTGTGTACGAGGTCGACATCACCTGATCCCCTGCGGTGGCGGACGCCGAATCCAGCGGCGTCCGCCACCTTCGGCAACTAGACCACGAGCGGGGCTCGAATTGAGAAAAGCCGTCATATCATCAGCGATCTTGGTGTTCCTGGCCGCCCCGATCGCGGGGTGCGGCAGCGGACGGCCGGAGTCAGCACGGCTTCCCGCGCTGGGACCTGTACCCGCGATCACAGCGCTCGAACAGATTGCCCGGCCGATTGACCCCTACCTGCCGGCGGCTTCACAGGTGAAGGAACTTCATCAGGCCATCGACGCCGTGACGGCACGGTGCGTGAAGACCTACGGCCTGCCGTCCATCCCGACGATGTCGGCCGACTTCGAAGATGTGGCGCTGCAGAACAGAGCGCGCAATCAGCTCTACGGGTTCTTCGACCCCGGTGTGACGGCGACCAAGGGATACGACGTCGAGACCGTGATGTCAGGCCACCCCGTGCAACCGACCGAAGCGGACATCGCCGTGCTCAGCGGCCACAGTGGGACGGGAGCGGTGGTCACCACCTATGACGGCAAGCCGATTCCCGCCGGGGGCTGCCACCAGGTGGGCGTGGATGCCGTGGACGGCGATCCCCCGACTCCCGGATCGGGTGTCTCGCTCCCTGACGGTGGTCCCCCGGTTCCGATCGGCGATCCGCGCGTCGTGCGCGCGGACACCCGGTGGAGTGCGTGCATGAAAGCCGAGGGCTACTCCTATGCGAACCCGGCAGACGCCTACGCGGACGCGAAATGGCGTCCCGTCGGGAACACTCTGTCGCGCCCGGACGCGACCCGGAAGCGCGAAGAAAGAGCGACGGCGACCGCTGACATGGCATGTAAGCAGGAAACCGATTTCATGGGTGTTGCGATCGCGGTGCAGTCCGCCTACGACAGGCAATACATCGCGTCGCACTCCGCCGCTCTCAAGGCCTTCACCGAGCACCTTGACGACCGCGTGGAAAAGGCGGCCCAGATCATGGCGACAGACGGCACGGAAACCGGCTGAGAACAGTCGTGCGACGCCCTCTGCCACCACCCGACGCGACGGCCCGGTCTCATGCCGGATGCCGGGTGAGGAGCCCGCCCGCGGCGTCCCCGCCGATACCCGAGGGGGTGGACACCGCGCAGGCGCGGTTCTGGGGTCGCGTACGCCGTACCGCTGCCAGCCCGGATAGCGGGCCGCGGAGACGCTACGGGTGGCTCACTGCCGCGATGTCGGCGTCGAGTTCCCCGGCCAGTACCTGGTCGTGAGCCTCGTCGGCGATCTGCCGGGCCTGCGCGAACCGCCGCAGCGCCGCAGCGGTGACGCCCTCGGCGGCGCCGACCCGGCCGAGTCCTTGCAGTGCCCTGGCCTCGCCCCGCCGGTCGCGCAGCTGCCGGGTCAGCTCCAGGCTTCTGTCGAACGACCGCGCCGCCGCGCCCAGTTCGCCGCCGTCGAGCTGGGCCTGCGCGAGGCCGCGCCAGGCGTAGGCCTCGGCCCGCCGATCCCCGAGCCGTCGGAACTCCTCCAGCGCCTCCTCGAACAACGGCACCGCCTCGGCGACGCGCCCCTGGCCGCAACGGACGACCGCAAGGCTGCGCACGGCCTGGGCGGCGAGTCGGCCGTCCCCGGCGACCCGCAGCCGCTGGGCCGCGTCGCCCAGACGCTGTGCGGCCGCCTCCCACGCGCCCCGGTTCCGGTGGATGATGCCCTGCACCAGCATGACGGCGCCCACGCCGTGCTCGTCACCGGACGCCTCGTACCCGGCCAGCGCCCCTTCGTAGGCGACCAGCGCCTCGTCGGCCCGGCCCAGATCGCGGTACAGCGCCCCGGTGTCGAACAGCGTGATCGACTCGGCCCAGCGGTTGTGCGAGCGCCGGGCCGCGTCCAGGGCCAGTTCCACGGCCACCCCCCAGCCGTCCCAGGAGGCCAGCATCTCGAAGAAGGGCGCGGCGATGTGGGCCAGTTCCCATGTCGCGTCCCACAACTCCCGCTCGTGCGCGACCCGTACGCACGCCACGACGTTCTCCCGCTCGGCGATGAACCAGGCGATCGGGTCGCGCAGCAGCTCGTCGCGGTGCCCGGCCTCGACTCCGTGGCGCGGGTGGGCACCGGTCTTGCGCAGCTCGCCGGGCTGGAACCGGTCCTCCGCGACGGCTGCGAGAGAGACGTACGCGCCCAGGAGCCTTCCGACCGCCGCCGCGGCGTCCGGTTCGGGCTGCTCACGAGCCAACGCACGCAGCAGATCGTGGAGGCGGTAGCGGGCGGAGCCCGTCTCGTCGGGGCCGATCGCGTCGAGCAGCTGCGCGGCCACCAGCGCGTCGAGGTGGCGCTCGGCCTCGCGCAGCGGAACGTCCATGAGAGCACCGAGCGGCCAGGCCGCGAAGTCGCCTCCGGGGAAGAGGCCGAGCAGCCGGAACGCCCGCTGCTGCGCTTCCGGCAGGCCCCGATAGCTGATCATGAAGGTGGAGCGGACATCGAGATCCCCGATCCCGAGATGGTCGAGCCGGTGGCGCTCATCGGCGAGGCGGCCGGCGAGGTCGGTCAGGCGCAGGTCGGGCCGCTCGGCCAGGCGCGCACCCGCGATGCGCACGGCCAGCGGCAGGTACCCGCACAGCGCCGCCAACTGCCGTGCGGTCGGCGGATCGTCCGCCACCCGGTCCCTACCCGCGACCCGGCCCAGTAACTCGACCGCCTCGCCGGGCTCCAGCAGATCGAGCACGACGGTGTGAGCCCCTTCGATGCTGCGCAGCTCGACGCGGCTGGTGACGATCACCCCGGCGCCCGGCCCGCCGGGCAGCAGCGGGCGCACCTGCCGGGGCCCGTTGGCATTGTCGAGGACGATGAGCAGCCGGCGTCCGGCCGTCAGCGTACGGAAGAGCTGCTCGCGGTCGTACGGCGCGTCCGGGATCGCGCGCGGGTCCGTGCCCAGCGACCGCAGGAAGGTGCCGAGTACCTCGGCGGGTTCGGCGGGCAGCGGGTCGTAGCCGCGTAAGTTCGCGAACAGCTGCCCGTCCGGGTAGTCGGCGGCGAGGCGTTGCGCGGCCCGCACCACGAGCGTCGTCTTGCCCAGGCCCCCCTTGCCCGCGACGGCGACAAGCGGCCCGGACGACTGCCCCTGTCGGCGCAGCAGCGCACACAGCTCGTCGAGTTCGGCGGCGCGGCCCGTGAAGTCGGAGATGTCCCGCGGCAGTTCGCGCGGTACCGCACCCCGCGGCGCGGTGGGCGTCACGGTGGCGTCGGCCTGATACCAGGCAAACGCTCCGCCGCACAGCGCGGTCACTCCTGCGAACGCGTACTGCGCCGCGCCCACTTCGCCGAACACCTGCCAACCGGCGGCGACCGCGGCGAACGCCCCTGCGGCGCCCGCCAGTCCCCAAAGCCTGCGTGCCCCGCGAGAGTTCACGCCGCGCATGCTACCGAAGCCGTATCCGGAAACGCACGGGCAAGTCACGTCAAAGCAGTTCCTGTCGATCCGACGGCCCGCGGCCGCCGATCAGGACGCCCACTGTCGACGACTACTTGTGAGCCAGGAAGACGACGAACACGACAATGACCACGGCGACCATGCCCAGGAGTCTTCCGAGCTGCTCCGGCGGCTTCCGGTAGAACCAGTTTCCCGTCGGCCGGAATCTGGCGGACGGCTCCGTGCTCGCCTCCCACCAGCCGATGATCTCCTGGCAGTTCGCGTCGAAATCGGGGGCGGGGTACAGGGAACTGCGCTGCAGAGCGGGCAGCGTGCGGGTGCGCCCGTTGTCGAAGGTGACCTGGAGCGTGGAGAATCCGCCGAACTGGCCGGCCCCCTGGTGGACACCGACCCATCGGACCTCGTGCCAGGGGTGGGTACGGCCCCGGCCGAAGCCCGAGCAGATGGTGACTCCGGCCGGCCCGACCCTTGTCCAGCACCCGCGGAGCCGGATGAGGTTCAGCCCGGCGAACGCGAGGGTTCCGCCCACCAGCCACCCCGCGGCCGCGGCACCGAGTTGCGAGAAGGAAACGGCCGCTTCGACGATCAGCCCCACAGCCAGCAGGAAGATCCTCGACCACTGCGCGTTGCGGTACCGCTCCCTCCCCCGGAAAGTCAGTTCCTGCTCAGCACTCACGGTAAATCCCCCCGACCTCGCACCCACGACGGACTTCTGCACCGCCCGCCGTCGTCCGGCCCTGCTCCCCCGCGGGCAGAACCGGTGATCTTGTCCCTGGGTGCAATCATGGCACCAGCCATCTGGACGTACCTGTGCGGTACACGGCAGCTTCAGGAGCCGCAACGTTGCCGACTGCTGGTGCAACCGATCGGTGTCCGTGTGCGTCCGGCGTCCACGCCGTAGTCGAGGACGCCGGACCGTCGACCGGCGCGACGCGGGCCGCTTCGGCGCCGCCGTTGAAGACCTTTGCCACATCGTTGGCGCCGTGGGTGAGCGGGGCGGCGGTGAGGAAGGCGCCCACGATCTTGTGCCGCCGGCGGAGGCCGGCGCGCGACTCGCGCTCTCCTCCTGCGTCCTCGCCGTCCACGACCTCGGGGAAACAGTCGGCTTCTACCGTGGCGTTCTCGGATTCGAGGGACGCGACGACGTCGAGCGTGACGGGACGCGGTGGATGAGTGCCGGCTCGCCGTCCGCAGGGACGAGCAGTGGCCCGGCGCGATCGCGCCCGGGTGGCTCCCGGCCGCGCAGGGTCAGGTGTGGGTGGCGGCGTGGGTCACGAAGAGGTGGTGGAGGTCGCGGGCGGCGCGGGGGACCGGGCCGGACAGGCGGCGCTGGACGACCATCAGGACCTCGGTCGTGGTGTCGGCCAGCGGGCGGTACGTCAGTGCGCCGCTGCGTTCCAGCGGGTCGCCGATCACGCTGAAGTCCGGCAGGACGGTGGCGCCCAGCCCTTCGGCCACCATCAGCTTGCCCATCTCGGCGCCGTCGGTGGAGTACGAGAAGGACGGCGTCCGGCCGGCCAGCAGCCGGTGGACGTAGCGGTGCATGACGTAGCCGGCCCGCATCACGACGAGCGGTTCGGTCAGCAGGTCGTCGACGCCGACGGTGCGCAGCGCGGCCAGCGGGCTGTCCGGGCGGACGCAGACCACGGGGCGGCCGCGCAGCAGCTCGGTGGTGTGCAGTTCCGGCGGCAGGTCGTCGCCCTGGAGGTAGTTGACGAGGCCGAGGTCGAACCGGCCTTCCAGCAGGGCCCGGTGGATCTCGGCCTCCTGCGCCGCGACCACCTCGACCTGGGTGACCGGGTGCGCGGCGCGGAAGGCGCGGATCGCCGGTACGAGCAGTGGCACGGTGGCCGCGTTGACCGTGCCCAGCCGCACCGTACGGCTGGTCCGGTGCTGGTGGTCGGCCGCCTGCCGGAGCCGGTCGACCGCGTCCAGGACGTCGATGATGTGCGGCAGCAGTTCGCGGCCGTCGTCGCTGATCGTCGCGCCGGAGCGCCTGCGGTCCAGCAGGTCGACGCCCAGCTCGCGTTCCAGGTTGCGTACGGTCTCGCTCAACGCGGGCTGCGACAGGTGGAGTTCGTCCGCCGCGCGGCGCAGCGACCCGAGCCGGGTGACCGCTTCGATGTATTCGAGCTGCTCGATCCGCATCCCAGCGTCACCGTCCTGGCACCGTGCGGCACCGCCGCGCCGTTTGGTGGAAGGGAAACCCTACCAACCGTTCGTCAACGCCGTCTCGACCGGCGACCGGGCGGACGCCTACTGTGGCGGTCGGACGGATACCCGCGTCACTCGGCATGCCGGGACCGGTCCGTGACGGCGAGAGCGAGAGGGTGATCGAAATGCGCGGCATCCTCACCAAGCGGCTCCACATCGACCTCGCACGCGTTGCCAGCGCCTTCTGTTGTCGCTGACCGCCGCCCGCCGCCGTTGAGCGCGGCCCGCGGCCGTCGCCGTACCGACCCCGCTTCCCGATCTGCCCGCTGACGGGCCCGTACTGACGTGCCGTCAGACGTGTCAGGCGTGCCCTCGCACCCCTTCCCCTTCCGGCGTGCGGCGCGGCCCTGGTTCCGCACGCCGAAACCACCCATCACGGGAGTCCCGCATGCCCTCTTCCCCGCAGCCGTCCGAACTGCCGCCCGACCCGGCCCGGTTCGCGTACTGGGTGCCCAACGTCAGTGGCGGGCTGGTCACCAGCCGGATCGAGCAGCGCACCGACTGGAGCTACGAGTACAACCGCGAACTGGCCGTCCTCGCCGAGAACAACGGCTTCGAGTACGCGCTCAGCCAGGTCCGCTACATGGCCAGCTACGGCGCCGAATTCCAGCACGAGTCGACCAGTTTCAGCCTCGCCCTGCTCCTGGCCACCGAGCGGCTCAAGGTGATCGCCGCCGTCCACCCCGGCCTGTGGCACCCCGGGGTGCTGGCCAAGCTGGGCGCCACGGCCGACCACCTGTCCGGCGGGCGGTTCGCGGTCAACGTGGTCAGCGGCTGGTTCAAGGGCGAGTTCACCGCGCTGGGCGAGCCCTGGCTGGAGCACGACGAGCGCTACCGCCGCTCGGAGGAGTTCATCCGGGCGCTGCGGGCGATCTGGACCGAGGACCACGTGGAGCTGGCCGGCGACTTCTACCGGATCCGCGACTTCTCCCTCAAGCCCAAGCCGCTCAACACCGCGGAGCGCCCGCACCCGGAGATATTCCAGGGCGGCAACTCCACCGCCGCCCGCGCCATGGCCGGGCGGGTGTCCGACTGGTACTTCTCCAACGGCAAGGACTTCGACGGGGTCACCGAGCAGATCGACGACGTCCGGGCCGGGGCGCTCGCGGCCGGCCGCCGGGCGCCGAAGTTCGGCCTGAACGGCTTCCTCATCGCCCGGGACACCGAGGCCGAGGCGCGGGACACGCTGCGCGAGATCGTCGCCAAGGCCGACACCGAGGCGGTGGAGGGGTTCGGCGCGGCGGTCAAGCAGGCCGGCCAGTCCGCGGCGGACGGCAAGGGCATGTGGCAGGACTCCACCTTCGAAGACCTGGTCCAGTACAACGACGGCTTCCGTACGGGCCTGATCGGCACCCCGGAGCAGATCGCCGAGCGGATCGTCGCCTACCGGCGGCTCGGCGTGGACCTTTTCCTGCTCGGCTTCCTGCACTACCTGGAGGAGGTCGAATACTTCGGCAAGCACGTGCTGCCGCTCGTCCGCGAGATGGAGGCGGCACAGGCACCCGGAGAACCGGCCTCCCGCCCGTAGCCGCATCCCGTAGCCGTACCCGCTCGCGCAGCCGCACCGGCACCCGCACCGGCACCCCCACACGTCACGTTCACAGAGAGCGAGATCCCATGAGCACCGTCGCCCCGACCGAATGGCAGGAGCTGCCCGCCCCGAAGGACCCGCAGGGCTGGATCGGCCGCGCCGCCGAGGTGGCCGCCTTACTGGCCGCCGACGCCGCCGCCCGCGACAAGGCAGGGGCCACCCCTTACGCCGAGGTCCAACTGCTCAAGGACTCAGGCCTGGTCACGCTGCTCGGGCCGATCGAGCACGGCGGCGGCGGGCAGGACTGGCCGACCGCTTACCACGTCGTCCGCGAGGTCTCCCGGGCCGACGGCTCCATCGGCCAGCTGCTCGGCTACCACTACCTGTGGAACTGGGCGGCCAGGCTGGTCGGCACCCGCGAGCAGTGGGAGTACGTCGAGGCGGAGGCCGCACGGCAGAAGTGGTTCTTCGGCGGCGCGGTCAACCCGCGCGACAACGACGTGGTGGTCACCGAGGACGGCGACGACCTGGTGTACACCGGCCGCAAGTCCTTCTCGACCGGCAGCAAGGTCTCCGACGTCACCGTGCTCGAAGGCGTCCTGGACGGCACCGACCAGCACGTCTTCGCCATCGTCCCGTCCGACAGCGCCGGCCTGGTCTTCCACGACGACTGGGACAACATCGGCCAGCGGCTCACCGAGAGCGGCGGTGTGACCCTGAACGGCGTCCGCACACCGTGGTCCTCGGCGGCCGGCTACGTCGACAGGGAATTCCAGCCGCGGGTCTACAACACCCTCAACGTGCCCACCATCCAGCTGGTGTTCGTCAACTTCTACCTCGGCATCGCGGCCGGCGCCCTGGAGACCGCCGCGACCTACACCCGTACCAAGTCCCGCTCCTGGCTGCACGGCGGGTACGAGCACGCGGTCGACGAGCCCTACGTCGTGGACATCTACGGGGACCTGACCGCGAAGTTGTGGGCCGTCGAGGCGCTGGCCGACGCGGTGGCGCTGGAGGGGCAGCGGCTGCACGACGACCCCGACGCCGTCACGGCCGAGACGCGCGGCGACTTCGAGGTCCGGGTCGCGGCGGTCAAGGCCCGTGCCACGGAGGTCTCGTTGGAGATCGCCGGCAAGGTCTTCGAGGTCACCGGCGCGCGGGCCACGGCCTCCGCCGAGGGACTTGACCGCTTCTGGCGCAACGTCCGCACCCACACGCTGCACGACCCGGTCGCGTACAAGCGGCGCGAGGTGGGGCGCTGGGTCCTGACCGGCGAACTGCCCGAACCCACCTGGTATTCCTGAGCCGGCCGCCGGCCCGCCCGCACCGAGCGGGTGCGGGCGGACCGGCCAAGGCCCCCTCGGACCGGCCCGGGTCCCTTCCGACCGGCCCGGGTCCCCTCGGACCGGCGGGTCCCCTCGTATCCGGAACGCCCCGCACACCGGCGCAGGCACCCGACCGCACCTCCAGGCACAGAACCGACGAATCGAGGCAGCATGGCAAACGTCCTGTCCGTCTCCGGAAGTCCTTCGGCCACCTCCCGCACCGGCCGGCTGCTGCGCGGGCTCGACGCCACGCTCACCGCCGAGGGCCACACCGTCGTGCCGCTGGACGTGCGGACGCTGCCCGCCGACGCGCTGCTCGGCGCCCGCTTCGGGCACCCGGCCATCGTCCGGGCCACCGAGCTCTTCGCGGCGGCCGACGGCGTCGTGGTCGGCACCCCCGTCTACAAGGCGGCGTACTCCGGGCTGCTCAAGTGCCTCTTCGACCTGCTGCCGCAGTACGCGCTGGCCGGCAAGACGGTCCTGCCGCTGGCCACCGGCGGCTCGACCGCGCACGTGCTGGCCATCGACTACGCGCTGCGGCCGGTGCTGTCCGCGATGGGCGCCGCGCACATCGTCCAGGGCTGGTTCGTCCTGGACCGGCACATCACGGTCGGCGAGGACGGGACCGTGACGCTCGACCCGGCCGCCGCCGTACCGCTGCGGCAGGTCGTCACCCAGTTCTCGGCCGCCCTCGACTCCCAGGAGGCATCTCGTGACCGCACCGCCCCGGTCCTCAACTGACGTCCAGGCCGCAGCTTCCGGCGAGGCCCAGCGGCCCCGCGCCGGCGTGATCGCCGATGACGCGGAAGCGCTCGCCGTCGCCGCCGCGCTCGCCGCCGACTTCCGGACCGGGGCCTCCCGGCGGGACGCCGAACGCGAGCTACCGCACGCCGAGTTGGACCGGCTCACCGCCACCGGACTGCTGGCGGTCTCGGTGCCGGCGGCCTACGGCGGCGCGGACGTCAGCCTGGCCACGCTCGCCGAGGTCTTCCGGCTGCTGGCGACCGCCGACGGCAGCCTCGCGCAGATCCCGCAGAGCCACTTCGTGTACGTCAACGTGCTGCGCGCCCAGGGCACGCCGGCCCAGCAGAGCTTCTTCTACGGGGAGTTGCTGGCCGGCAAGCGCTTCGGCAATGCCCAGTCCGAGGCCGGCACCAAGCACGTCCAGGACATCCGCACCCGGCTGGAACCAGCCCCCGACGGCGCCGGATACGTCCTGACCGGGGTCAAGCACTACTCCACCGGCGCGCTGTTCGCCGACTGGATCCCGGTGCTGGCCCGCGCCGGGGACGAGGGCGCGCTGCACGTCGCCTTCGTGCCCGCCGACGCACCCGGCGTCACCGTGGTGGACGACTGGGAGGGAATGGGCCAGCGCACCACCGCCAGCGGAACGGTCCGGCTGGAGGGCGTCGAAGTGCCCGCGGACCGGGTGCTCCCGCATCACCTGACCTTCACCGGGCCGCAACTGCACGGCGCCGTGGCCCAGCTGCTGCACGCCGCCATCGACGCGGGGATCGCCGGCGGCGCGCTCGCCGAGGCCGTGGAATTCGTCCGCACCAAGAGCCGCCCGTGGTTCGAGAGCGGCTTCGAGACCGCGGCGGAGGACCCGCTGCTGATCCAGCGCGTCGGCGAACTCGCCCTCCAGGTGCGGGCGTCGGACGCGCTGCTGACCGCGGCGGCCCGCGCGGTGGACGCCGCCCGCGCCGACCTGACCGACGACAGCGCCGCCGAGGCGTCCATCGCGGTGGCGGCGGCCAAGGCCTTCGCGGCGACCGCCGCGGTGGAGGTGTCGGGCGCGCTGTTCGAGCTGGCCGGCACCCGCTCGGCGGCCGGCTCGCTGAATCTGAACCGCTACTGGCGGGACGCGCGCACCCACACGCTGCACGACCCGGCGCGGTGGAAGGTGCAGCACCTCGGCCGGTACGTGCTCAGCGGGATCCGCCCGCCGCGGCACGGGCTGCTCTAGGCCCGCGAAGGCGGCCCGCAGTCCACCCGGCGTCCGCGCCACCAGATGCCGCGCCTCGCCGCGCCGCGTACCCGAAACGGAGACCTCTCGTGACCCTGAC includes:
- a CDS encoding tetratricopeptide repeat protein, which translates into the protein MNSRGARRLWGLAGAAGAFAAVAAGWQVFGEVGAAQYAFAGVTALCGGAFAWYQADATVTPTAPRGAVPRELPRDISDFTGRAAELDELCALLRRQGQSSGPLVAVAGKGGLGKTTLVVRAAQRLAADYPDGQLFANLRGYDPLPAEPAEVLGTFLRSLGTDPRAIPDAPYDREQLFRTLTAGRRLLIVLDNANGPRQVRPLLPGGPGAGVIVTSRVELRSIEGAHTVVLDLLEPGEAVELLGRVAGRDRVADDPPTARQLAALCGYLPLAVRIAGARLAERPDLRLTDLAGRLADERHRLDHLGIGDLDVRSTFMISYRGLPEAQQRAFRLLGLFPGGDFAAWPLGALMDVPLREAERHLDALVAAQLLDAIGPDETGSARYRLHDLLRALAREQPEPDAAAAVGRLLGAYVSLAAVAEDRFQPGELRKTGAHPRHGVEAGHRDELLRDPIAWFIAERENVVACVRVAHERELWDATWELAHIAAPFFEMLASWDGWGVAVELALDAARRSHNRWAESITLFDTGALYRDLGRADEALVAYEGALAGYEASGDEHGVGAVMLVQGIIHRNRGAWEAAAQRLGDAAQRLRVAGDGRLAAQAVRSLAVVRCGQGRVAEAVPLFEEALEEFRRLGDRRAEAYAWRGLAQAQLDGGELGAAARSFDRSLELTRQLRDRRGEARALQGLGRVGAAEGVTAAALRRFAQARQIADEAHDQVLAGELDADIAAVSHP
- a CDS encoding PH domain-containing protein: MSAEQELTFRGRERYRNAQWSRIFLLAVGLIVEAAVSFSQLGAAAAGWLVGGTLAFAGLNLIRLRGCWTRVGPAGVTICSGFGRGRTHPWHEVRWVGVHQGAGQFGGFSTLQVTFDNGRTRTLPALQRSSLYPAPDFDANCQEIIGWWEASTEPSARFRPTGNWFYRKPPEQLGRLLGMVAVVIVVFVVFLAHK
- a CDS encoding LysR family transcriptional regulator translates to MRIEQLEYIEAVTRLGSLRRAADELHLSQPALSETVRNLERELGVDLLDRRRSGATISDDGRELLPHIIDVLDAVDRLRQAADHQHRTSRTVRLGTVNAATVPLLVPAIRAFRAAHPVTQVEVVAAQEAEIHRALLEGRFDLGLVNYLQGDDLPPELHTTELLRGRPVVCVRPDSPLAALRTVGVDDLLTEPLVVMRAGYVMHRYVHRLLAGRTPSFSYSTDGAEMGKLMVAEGLGATVLPDFSVIGDPLERSGALTYRPLADTTTEVLMVVQRRLSGPVPRAARDLHHLFVTHAATHT
- the sfnG gene encoding dimethyl sulfone monooxygenase SfnG — protein: MPSSPQPSELPPDPARFAYWVPNVSGGLVTSRIEQRTDWSYEYNRELAVLAENNGFEYALSQVRYMASYGAEFQHESTSFSLALLLATERLKVIAAVHPGLWHPGVLAKLGATADHLSGGRFAVNVVSGWFKGEFTALGEPWLEHDERYRRSEEFIRALRAIWTEDHVELAGDFYRIRDFSLKPKPLNTAERPHPEIFQGGNSTAARAMAGRVSDWYFSNGKDFDGVTEQIDDVRAGALAAGRRAPKFGLNGFLIARDTEAEARDTLREIVAKADTEAVEGFGAAVKQAGQSAADGKGMWQDSTFEDLVQYNDGFRTGLIGTPEQIAERIVAYRRLGVDLFLLGFLHYLEEVEYFGKHVLPLVREMEAAQAPGEPASRP
- a CDS encoding acyl-CoA dehydrogenase family protein, which codes for MSTVAPTEWQELPAPKDPQGWIGRAAEVAALLAADAAARDKAGATPYAEVQLLKDSGLVTLLGPIEHGGGGQDWPTAYHVVREVSRADGSIGQLLGYHYLWNWAARLVGTREQWEYVEAEAARQKWFFGGAVNPRDNDVVVTEDGDDLVYTGRKSFSTGSKVSDVTVLEGVLDGTDQHVFAIVPSDSAGLVFHDDWDNIGQRLTESGGVTLNGVRTPWSSAAGYVDREFQPRVYNTLNVPTIQLVFVNFYLGIAAGALETAATYTRTKSRSWLHGGYEHAVDEPYVVDIYGDLTAKLWAVEALADAVALEGQRLHDDPDAVTAETRGDFEVRVAAVKARATEVSLEIAGKVFEVTGARATASAEGLDRFWRNVRTHTLHDPVAYKRREVGRWVLTGELPEPTWYS
- the ssuE gene encoding NADPH-dependent FMN reductase produces the protein MANVLSVSGSPSATSRTGRLLRGLDATLTAEGHTVVPLDVRTLPADALLGARFGHPAIVRATELFAAADGVVVGTPVYKAAYSGLLKCLFDLLPQYALAGKTVLPLATGGSTAHVLAIDYALRPVLSAMGAAHIVQGWFVLDRHITVGEDGTVTLDPAAAVPLRQVVTQFSAALDSQEASRDRTAPVLN
- a CDS encoding SfnB family sulfur acquisition oxidoreductase — encoded protein: MIADDAEALAVAAALAADFRTGASRRDAERELPHAELDRLTATGLLAVSVPAAYGGADVSLATLAEVFRLLATADGSLAQIPQSHFVYVNVLRAQGTPAQQSFFYGELLAGKRFGNAQSEAGTKHVQDIRTRLEPAPDGAGYVLTGVKHYSTGALFADWIPVLARAGDEGALHVAFVPADAPGVTVVDDWEGMGQRTTASGTVRLEGVEVPADRVLPHHLTFTGPQLHGAVAQLLHAAIDAGIAGGALAEAVEFVRTKSRPWFESGFETAAEDPLLIQRVGELALQVRASDALLTAAARAVDAARADLTDDSAAEASIAVAAAKAFAATAAVEVSGALFELAGTRSAAGSLNLNRYWRDARTHTLHDPARWKVQHLGRYVLSGIRPPRHGLL